CATCCTGGCCAAGCAGAGGTGAGACCCCATGTAAGGGCAGTGACAGGAGGGCCCTTGCATCTGACGGAGCCGGTACCGCTGGGGCCACCCTGCCTCCTGCGGCTGCTTCTCTGGTCTGGGCTCCCTGGGCAGGACCGTTGGGAATCATCCTTCTCGTTTGTCTCCTGCAGGGAGCTGTATGCCCAGTTCCTGAGGGAAATGATCATCCAGCCTGGCATTGCCAAGGCCAACATGGGTGTGTCCAGGGAGGATGTGACTTTTGAGGACCATGTGAGTAGAGGTTGGCAGCAGAGACCCAGGACACAGAATGTGGAGGGGTGGCGGCCTTGGAGCAGGCAAGGTCCCCTGCATGCCAGGGGGTAGGTGCAGTCTGGTGTCAGTCCCCTCTGGACCTCCCAGTTCCTCCTTTCTGCGTTGGGTTACTAAGCTTGGGGGCCCTGGGCTCAGTAAGTAAGACAAACGATAGTTGGGGTCCAGGGAGCATTGCAGTGGCAGCCCTGCGGCAGGTGCTCTGAGGACATGGTCTATTTCAACCTTCATCCCTGTTCCTCGAAGAAAATCAGAGCAGGGCGGGAGGGAGGCTAAGCTGCCCTCTGTGGCTGCCAGGAAGCCTTGTTCTCCTCAAATGCTGAGCTCCTCCCTGGGCTTCACAGCGCGGGAGAAAGAAATGGATGCGCCCCAGGCCGAGACTCACAGATAGGAATTGACGACTCAGAGCATCGATGAATGAGAGCTGAAGAAACCgaattcattcactcagcaagcaaacatttactgaccaCCTGTTATATGCAAAGTTCTTGAGCTAGAGTAATGGACAGAAAAGGAACAGAGTCCCTGCCCAGCAGAGATGTACTCAGAGCAGGCCCCCAGGCTGGGCTCCCGGCTGTGGAGTTTGAATggattcaggaggctgagggaagggcTGTGTTGGTTCCTCTGAGTAGCTTGCAGGTGGTGTCAGGGCCACACCTCAGTGTGTGGTGGGATTGTTGCAGCAAGGCCACTGCTCAGGTTTCCGGGATAGAATCAGGCCCTGGGGCCTATCTGGGCCTTGGACAGAGCATCTTCATTTCTCCCCACAGCCACTCAACCCCAACCCTGACAGCCGGTGGAACACGTACTTCAAGGACAACGAGGTGCTGCTGCAGATCGACAAAGATGTCCGGTAGGCAGGGTGCCTGGGGCCGGGAGCTGACCCATGGGACTTCTGGGGCTCTCTGCAGCTCTGTCTTTTCCATTTGCAGGCCGGGCCCATGGGTGGGTGTTTGCGGAGCTGCTGATAGATTGTCCCAGCGGTTGGGTCCAGGCTCTATGATGATAGGCTGAGAATGAGGCTAGCGAGGGAGATTCTGTGCTTGCATATACCTGGCTGTTCTTATCTGAGCTGTAGTTTCATTTGTACCCCAGGCGTTTATGGATTCATCtgacattcattcaacaagtattgaGCCCCTTTTGTGTGCCAGGCTTAGCACTAAGCTCAGGGTTGAGCACTGAATAGACTGGTGTGTTCCCTCTCCTTAAGGATCTTAGAACCTAGAAGGGAGGATGGCAAGACAGACATTCAGCCCATTAGATCTTAGCAGATGGCATTCGTGGTAAATGCTCTTGAAGGAAAATTTGAGGGGGTTTGGGGAAACCTCGCCTGAGAAGCAGTAATTCAGCTGAGATCTGAGGAGCGGGAGGCCTCAGGGGAAGGGTGCAGCAAAGGCCACGTTGGGCAGGGAACTGCCCTTGGCAAGGTCCAGAGAGCCCGCAGAGCTTGGCACATCTGAGTAATAATGCCAAGGCCAGGGTGGGAGATAGGGGCCGGACCTTGGACTTGATTCTAAGAGCATGAGGCAGCCATGCAAAGGTTTTGAGCAAAGGAGTGACAAGGTCAGATACgcagtttttaaaatcttgagcTACAGTGTGTTTGTGCTTTTCCACTTGGTGGAAATGTGGAGATGCTGGCTGTGCGGCCCTGTCGGGCTGGGGAGTTTGGCAGCGTGTTGGGCTAGGTGAGGAGCTAGAAGGCAGGCCTTGTCCACAGGTGGGTGGAGTGGCCTTGGGTTCTGGAGTCCATTTGCCTGGTTTCTGTTCCGCCTTTACCAgttgttagctgtgtgaccttaggcaagtgacTCACCCTCTGATCATTACTCTCTTTAGTGTGAAGTAGGAGTAAGGTGGTTCAGGCTAAGGGCACAGAACGGGCTGGGTCTCCACAGATACGTGGGACTGTTGTGCTGGTCTTAGCACATACAGAGGCCCTTAGAATGATCAGATCTCCATCAGAGAAGGGTCCTGGGAGCTTATCCTGTTCCTTTTACAACAGCCTGCCTGGGACCCCCGGCACTTGGTCAGACAGGACAAGCCGGCACTGTGACCCGCAGTGACCCTTCAGAATCTCCAAGGGGCAGCTCTCAGGTGCCCAAGTCAGTCTGTGCCAGTACAGACAGGTGCCCCTCCATTCAGCTCCTTCTCAAGGAATGGCTGAGTACCGGTGTCAGGAGGGTTTAGGAGTGAGCAGGACTGAAACAGTCTCTGCCTTCTGAGAGCTTCCAGTGTAAGTCAGGAGACATATACTAAACCTGGAAACAGATATGTAATTGCAAATACTGTAATGCTGTGAAGGAGAGAAAAACTGGTGCTTTTAGAGAATCAGAGGGAGGCCCTGTTTTCCTTTGGGGGGTCGAGGAAAGCCTTTCTAGGGAGGAGGCTCAGGATGAGATATGAAAGAGAAGGAGGCAGCAGGGAGGCAGCAAGCTGGGTGGAAGAGTCTGCTGGGCTGAGGCACAGCACATGAGAGTGCCCTGTGGCCGGGGAAGAAGGTGCGTGGCAGGATAAAGCAGGGTCCTCCTTGCCCTCCAGCCACCCTGGGTTCTGCTCCTCAGCCCAGGCTCATCTTCAGATGGCCCCACGTGACCCCCGCACAGGGCAACTCAGCCAGGCTGCTGGAGAAAGGAGGCACTGCCTCTTGTGCTCTCAGGCTGGGGTTGGTGCAGCGTTTACCCACGAGGTGTTCCGATTGCCGTGTTCAAGTCAAGAACCACTCCATGACCCAGGGAAATaggttctgttttttttgttttctgggtttttttgttttttttttttttgagacagtggctCCCTCTGtgaccaggctgtagtgcagtggtgcaatctcggctcactgcaacctccgcctcccgggttcaagtgattctcctgcctcagcctccctaatagctgggattacaggcatgtgccacaatgcctggctaatttttgtatttttaggagagatggggtttcaccagttggccaggctggtctcgaactcctgacctcaagttatccacccacctcagcctcgcaaagtgctagcattacaggcatgagacaccgtgcctggccaggttctGTTTTACATGGATAGTGATCCTTTGGTGCTTCTAGAAGCAGGTTTGCAATGTGCTAAGTATAAGAAGTCTGAAAAATGTGCGTGTACtgcaatacatatattttaaaaacttgatcaCATTCTAGACGCCATCTCCCAACTTGTTTTCCCTCTCACTGTGTCTTGGACATCTTTCCAGGTCAGCTGTATAATAGTCTGTTGTACAGTGTATAACTTATGGAACCAAATCTCTTTTGCTACTACAAACCACTCTATGTTTGTGCatgttagataatttttttttttttgaaatagggtcttgctctgttgcccaggctggactggagtacagtggcttgatcttagctcattgtagccttgaactcccaggctcaagtgatcctcctggcccgcctcctgagtagccaggactccaggcacatgccaccacacccagctaatttttttttttttttttttttgaggtggaatcttgctctgttgcccaggctggagtgcattggtgtgatcttggctcactgcaacctccgggttccaatgattctcctgcctcagcctcctgagtagctgggattgcaggcacatgccaccacacctggctaattttttgtatttttagtagagacagggtttcaccgtgttagctaggatggtctccatcttttttttttttttttttttttgtggaggagtctcactctgttgcccaggctggagtgcagtggcaccatcttggctcactgtaaggtctgcctcccgggttcacagcattcttctgcctcagcctcctaagtagctgggactacaggcgcccaccaccacacccagctaattttttgtatttttattagagatgaggtttcaccatgttagccagggtgttCTTGAGCTctggacctcatgatccgcctgcctcagcctcccaaagtgctgggattacaggcgtgagccaccacacctggctctaaCTAATTTTTTACGGAGATGAGGtctccttttgttgcccaggctggtcttgaactcctgggctcaagtgatccctcctgccttagcctcccgaagtgctgggattacagtggtgagccactgtgcctgacctagataaatatttttacatggaaATATGTTTGGAGTTTAAAAGAGGAGTTAGGTTGTATGACCATcatgacactttaaaaaaaaagtatgtatctATTTgcaaatacacataaaatgtgggcatgtatacatatacaatgactactgctttttatttttatttttatttatttatttatttttgagacggagtctcgctctgtcacccaggctggagtgcagtggcgcgatctcggctcactgcaagctccgcctcctgggttcacgccattctcctgcctcagcctctccgagtagctgggactacaggcacccgccaccacacctggctaaattttttttgtatttttagtagagacggggtttcgccgtggtctcgatctcctgacctcgtgatccgcccacctcggcctcccaaagttctgggattacaagcgtgagccactgcgcccagcccaaactactgctttttaaaaaaaatactgtttttaaaataaaatgttgtaattgttgttattattattatttttttgagaccgagtctcattttgtcgcccaggctggagtgcagtggcgcgatcttggctcactacaatctcctcctcccaggctcgagcaattcctgtgtcagcctccccagtagttgggattagaggcacccgccaccgcgcctggctatttttttttttttttttttttttgagacggagtttcgcttttgttgcccaggctagagtgcaatggcacgatctcggctcactgcaacctctgcctcccaggttcaagcgattcttctgcctcagcctcccgaatagctgggattacaggcatgtgctaccacacccgggtaattttgtatttttttagtagagacggggtttctccatgttggtcaggctggtctcaaactcccgacctcagatgatccgtctgcctcagtctcccaaagtgctgggattataggcgtgagccaccatgcccagccaatttttgtatttttgctagagacaaagtttaccatgttggctgggctggtctcgaactcttgacctccagtgaTTCAAAACgttgtaattaaaaacaaacaatgctggatgggtacggtggctcatgcctgtaatcccagcactttgggaggctgaggtggttggatcacgaggtcaggagtttgagaccatcctggctaacacagtgaaactccgtctctacaaaaaataaaaaattagccgggcgtggtggcgggcgcctgtagtcccagctgcttgggagaatgaggcaggagaatggcgtgaacccgggaggcggagcttgcagtgagcagagatcgctccactgcactccagcctgggcgacagtgcaagactctgtctcaaaagaaaaagaaaaagaaaaacaaaaaataatggtTTTGGGGAGTCTTGGGGTCTACTGGCAGATGAGATGGCGAAAACTTCCACCCTGGGTAACAAGATTCTTTCCTGTTCCCTCTTGACAGGAGGTTGTGCCCAGACATTTCCTTCTTCCAGAGGGCCACTGACTACCCTTGCCTCCTCATCCTGGACCCCCAGAATGAGTTTGAAACCCTTCGTAAGAGAGTGGAACAGACAACACTGAAATCTCAGACGGTGGCCCGGAACCGGAGTGGGGTCACAAATGTGAGTGCCAACCTGGGGTCCCCAGAGACTCCCCCAAcagtcttttattttcctttttctcttaaactcctggccacaaggtGTCGGGCCATGACCATCTGCTTGACAGTTACTCAGAGCAATCCTGATGCTGCTAGATCCTGGGGTGCTTTCTAAAAGTTGGGTGACAGAGGTTCACTATGTCCCAGCTGGGTGTAATGGCTGCTGGGAAGGTTCCTGCGTCACAGTGAGTGAATGAGCCAGGCTTCTAATCTTATAGTGGGGATGGCTCTGAGAAGGTCATCACAAATGTGAGAAAATGtgatagggctgggcacagtggttcacgcctgtaatcccagcgctttgggaggctgaggcaggaggattgctttagcccaggagttcaagaccagcctgggctacatggtgaaaccctgtctttacaaaaaatacaaaaattagctgggcatggtggcgtgtgcctgtagtctcagctactcaggaggctgaggtaggaggatgatttgagcctgggaggcagaggttgcagtgagcctacatcacaccactgccctccagccaggttgacagagctagaccctgtctcaaaaaaataaaaagaaaacggccaggcacaatggcccacgcctgtaatcccagcactttggcaggccaagacaggcagatcacttaagtccaggagttcaagaccagcctgaccaacccgGGGATTtaaccccatctgtactgaaaatacaaaaatttggccctggccaggtgtggtggctcacacctgtaatcccagcactttgggaggccaaggtgggtggatcacctgaggtcaggagttcgagaccagcctggccaacatggtgaaaccttgtctctactaaaaatacaaaaattagccgggcatggtggcaggtgcctgtaatcccagctacccgggaggcttaggcagtagaattgcttgaacccgggaagtggaggttgcagtgagtctagattgtaccactgcactccagcctgggcaacaaaacgagaccctgtctaaaaaaaaaagaagagagcatTCCAGGTGGAGAGGAGGGCAGATGCCGAAGTCCTCAGCGGGAGAGAGCATGGTGTGTTCCAGGTCGGGGAGGCCACAGCGTGGCTAGAAGCAGAGAGCGAGGGAAGAGGTTGGTGCTGGTGAGGCCACGTGGGGCCTTTGTCATGAGGGGTGGGAAGGATCCCTTACAGCACTGTAAGCAGGGCAGTGACATAATTCATATCTGCTTGTGTCAGAAATGCTTTAGGCACTGTGGAGATACAGGAGTGGCGGTAGAGAGGCTACCTGGAAGGACACTGCAGTTGTCTAGGCAAGAGGTGGTGGGGGCAGAGATGCAGCAGGGTTAGATCTCAGAGACTCTGGGTGGAACTGATAGGAccccaacttttttttgtttgtttgtttttgagacggagtctcgctctgtcgcccaggctggagtgcagtggcgcaatctcggctcactgcaagctctgcctcccgggttcacgccattctcctgcctcagcctctccgagtagctgggaccacaggcgcccgccaccacgcccggccaatttttttttgtatttttagtagagacggggtttcaccgtagtctcgatctccggacctcgtgatccgcccacctcggcctcccaaagtgctgggattacaagcgtgagccaccgcgcccggccaggacccCCAACTTTTAATAGATTCCTGTCACTCTGAGAAGCTCCTTGTAGTCAAACAAGTATGTTACCTTATTCCTTAATTTACACCCCCTACTTTGGCGTCTGGAATAGTGGCCTGTTCCCCTAAACTTTTCACTGTCTTCCATCAATGGAAAAACCCTTTTCTGTAGCCTCCAACAAGCTAAGGCAGGTACTACTGCAAAAGTTTTTCTCCCCCTGGGGaatgactttgttttttgtttgtttgttttatttttttaaatagagacagagtcttgctacaacacccagactggtcttgaactcctaagcttaagcgatcctcctacccgggcctcccagagtgccaggataacaggtgtgagccaccacacccagctgggaaTGACTTTGATGGAAGCTCTGACGGGCAGGGGCAGATATGGCCGATCCAGGGTTGCAGGTGCCTACGAGAGTTGGGTGCCCAGCAGAACTGCTGTGCAGTGCAGATTGCGTGGCTAGATAACCAGGAGGCTGGCTTTGTGGGCAGCACTCTTGGCTGCTGATTTCTTGGGTGAAGGTCCAGGAGGGGACTGACTCTTGTCATTCCTTTCACTGTAGTAACTAGGTGTAAGGAGCACTGTTGCCTAGTTTAACTTTTGGTCCTGGTAGCAGAGAACCCGCCAGAAACTTCATCCCTAAGCCTCTGGGTTCATGATTGGGCAGTTTGAGTTGAAGACCatctgtgtgactctgggcaagtcatACCAGGTTCACATCCTGGTCTTTGTTTCCTCAACCATAAACTGGGCATAATCATTTCTGCCCTGCCTGAGCTGCCAAGAGGATGAAATGAGGTCATGGCTGTGCAGATTCTTCAAAAGCAGAAAGCCCTGGGCATCCTCAGGAGGCAGCCTGCCCTCAAGTCCTGGACCTTAGGTTTGGGAGTCAGCCAGTTCAGGGTCAAGTCCTGATTCCACCACCTAATGTTAGACAGTTAAGGAGTGGCCCtacatttctgagcctcagtttcctcatcttgaaAATGATGTTGAGAGAATATTTTAGATTGTTCAGTGGATTAAATGGAGGAATACCTGTACAGCATTGTCTGCCACATAAAAAGCTCTTGGtaagggctgggcctggtggctcacgcctgtaatcccagcactttgggaggccgaggtgggcagatcacgaggtcaggagatcgagaccatcctggttaacatggtgaaaccccgtctctactaaaaatacaaaaaattagccgggcgtggtggcgggtgcctgtagtcccagctactagggaggctgaggcaggagaagggtgtaaacctgggaggtggagcttgccgtgagccaaaatcacaccactgcactccagcctgggcgacagagcgagactccgtctcaaaaaaaaaaaaaagctcttggTAAATGTGGCtgatgtgtgtctctgtgtgtgaaCATCCccgcatgtgtgtgcatacatatgtatatgtatgttatgGGAGAGGGAGTTTAATGTCTCCAGGACCCTCTGCTTCCAGGATGGCTTCATCCACTGTCACTGCCTGGGTTCTCTCATATGGGTCACTCACCTCTGGAGCTTCCACCTGAGCAGATCTAGGGCAAGGCCCAGCACTTGATTTACAAAGTTCCCAAGAGATCCTGGCAGGCAGCTGGTGTTGGGGGCCCGTGCTCATTGCAGGAGTCTTCAGTAGGGATCATCATCTCTTTATTTATcttccaaccttttttttttttttttttttttgagacagtcttgctctttcgcccaggctggagtgcagtggcacaatcttggcgctctgcaacctccgcctcctaggttcaagcaattctcatgccttagcctcctgaatagctgggatcataggcgcgtgccaccacgcctggtaatttttgtatttttagtagagatttttggccagggtggtctcaaactcctgacctcaagtgatccacccgcctcagtttcccaaagtgctgggattacaggtgtgagccactgcgcctggcctccaacCTTTTCTTATGATTATTTTCAAACATTCAGAAAAGTTGAAAGGAGAGTACACTGGATAACTATCTATATACTTTCCATCTAAATGTAACAGTTGTTAACATTTTTCACATTgctttatttgtgtgtgtattatatatagagagagagcaaGTTGCGGTGCAAGACTGTctcaggggagaaaaaaaagaaagaaaagtcttggCCAGTTGTCTGTTTTTGACATATTTaatgtttggttgttttttttttgagacagagtctcgctctgtcacccaggctggagtgcagtggtgcgatctccactcactgcaagctctgcctcctgggttcacgccattctcctgcctcagcctcccgagtagttgaaactacgggcacccgccaccacacccggctaattttttgtatttttagtagagacggggtttcactgtgttagccaggatggtctccatcttctgacctcgtgatccagccaccttggcctcccaaagtgctgggattacaggcgtgagccaccgcgcccagcctgttttgttttttgagacggagtttcactcttattgcccaggctggagtgcaatggtgcaatctaggctcaccacaacctctgcctcctgggttcaagcacttctcctgcctcagccttccaagtagctgggattacaggcatgcaccaccatgcccggctaatttttttgtatttttaatagagacagggtttctccatgtttgtgaggctggtcttgaactcccgacctcaggtgatccacctgcctcggcctcccaaagtgctgggattacaggtgtgaaccaccgtgcctggccctaaagtttttgttttaaattgaagtGTAACTTACGTGCAATTACGTGTACAATTAGAGAATGTTTTTCTCGTGTACCTGTGTAAGTgccagtcaagatacagaacatgtCCACATCCAGCAAGTTCCTGCATGCCCCTTCCTAGTTAGTACTTCTCACTGCTCTGACTTTTAGCACCGCAAGTTAGGTTTTAGGACCATTCGTTGTATTGTAGAATGTTCCATGTTCTAGGTTTGTCTCCTTGTTTCCTTATGGTGGCGTTTGACTTGTTCCTCTGCGTCAGAATATGTCTCATATGCTAGATAGGTCCAGGCTTAACAGTAAACATTTACATTTCTGGCAAGAACACATTGTCCTCCTTCACattgtccattttttatttttttttattttttgagacagtgttttgctgtcacccaggttggagtgcagtggtgtgatcatagctcactgcagcctcagcctcctggtctcaagtgatcctcttgccctagcctcccaagtagctgggaccacaggtgcgtgccttCACACTCggctaatatttacattttttgtagagatgggatctccctatgttgcccaggctggtctcgaactcttaggctcctcctgccttggcctccaaaagtgctgggattacaggcatgagctattgtgGCCCCCCatgttgtctctttttttgtttttgtttttttctcctgagacagggtcttgctctgtcacccaggctggaatgcaatggtgtaatcatggctcactgcagccttgaccactgGGGCTcaactcccacctcagcctcccaaagtgctgggatttcaggcatgagccattgacCCCAGCATTGTCTTTCTTGACGggctcctcttctcctccagatGAGCTCCCCACACAAGAACTCTGCGCCATCATCCCTAAATGAGTATGAGGTGCTGCCCAATGGCTGTGAGGCCCACTGGGAGGTGGTGGAGCGGATCCTGTTCATCTACGCCAAGCTCAACCCTGGCATCGCTTATGTGCAAGGCATGAATGAAATCGTGGGTCCCCTCTACTACACCTTTGCCACCGACCCCAATAGCGAGTGGAAAGGTAAGAAGGCTCTTGGTGCCCACATCCCTTGTTGCTGACCCGTGTCAGGCTGTGCAGCTCACTTTCCCTTTTGGGCCTCTGTTCTCCCTCTGCCAGATGAGGAGTTGGCCTGGATCATCTCTGAGATCCTTTGCAGCTGTGATCGTCTAGAATGTTGGACGTTTACTGATCTCTTgatatttgtaatttaatttcTGGTAGAGAAGGTGGATATATAGGAAGCCGAATTATAAgatttaaataatgatttttaaattgtcatcAGGAGAGTGTGTAATAAATTGCTAAGTGAATGTATAGTATTGCCAGATGTGAGAAGAAAGAGGCGACGTCTTTAGCCTGGGGGTGGAGAGGGACCAAGGACAGAGGAAGGACTGAGCCAGACCATGAGGATGGGGCAACTCGGCGGGGCTCAGAGCGGGGCAGATGTCTGGTAGGTGAGAGGTGGGGTGGGCCTGGGGTGTGCCACTTCTGCCTCCATCCTGCGTCTCTCCCAGAGCACGCCGAGGCAGACACGTTTTTCTGCTTCACCAACCTCATGGCTGAGATCCGGGACAACTTTATCAAGAGCCTAGATGACTCACAGTGTGGCATCACCTACAAGATGGAGAAAGTTTACTCCACCTTGAAAGATAAGGATGTGGAGCTCTACTTGAAACTGGTGAGGACCCCAGGAACAGAGGGGTGGaaagggacaggaggcagagagttGCTGTGCCATCCCAGCCCAGGGCGAGCTCTGGCTTGAGTCTGGGGGTCAGAagtagctgctgctgctgctgcctagGACGCTGACCCATGTGCTGAGGCAGCTGATGGTGGACCCCagctgggagggaaggggaaagttGAGAATggtgcccactgtgtgccaggcatactGCAGGGCATTTACTATGAACTAAATTGTTTAAGCTGTTAGTAGTCTTCTGAGGTGTTAacgtcacctttttttttttttttttttgagatggagtcttgctctgtcgcccagactagagtgcagtggctcaatcttggctcactgcaagctccacctcccaggttcacgccattctcctgcctcagcctcccgagtagctgggactacaggtgcctgccaccgtgcctggctaatttgttgtatttttagtagagatggagtttcactgtgttagccaggatggtcttgatttcctgaccttgtgatccacccgcctcggcctcccaaagtgctgggattacaggcgtgagccaccatgcccggcctaacttcatttttttaaattaatataatttaaaaaattgtactggCATTCCGTGTTTATTTCGTagaacaaaaggagaaaatttatCTACATGTAAACAAGAagtttcatgaaaaataaaatacatatctaagcatatctttttttctttttttttttgagacagtttcactctgtcgcccaagctagagtgcagcggcacaatctctgcccactgtaagctctgcctcccaggttgatgccattctcctgcctcagcctcccaagcagctgggactacaggcgcccgccaccgcgcccggctaattttttgtatttttagtagagatggagtttcactgtgttagccaggatggtcttgatctcctgacctcgtgatccacccgcctcagcctcccaaagtgctgggattacaggcatgagccaccgcgcccagcccttttttttcttttttttttttttgagacggactctcactctgtcagaggccaggttggagcgcagtggtgcaatcttggctcactgcaacctccgcctcccaggttcaagcaattctcgtgcctcagcctccccagtagctgggattacaggcg
The nucleotide sequence above comes from Nomascus leucogenys isolate Asia chromosome 8, Asia_NLE_v1, whole genome shotgun sequence. Encoded proteins:
- the TBC1D13 gene encoding TBC1 domain family member 13, yielding MSSLHKSRIADFQDVLKEPSIALEKLRELSFSGIPCEGGLRCLCWKILLNYLPLERASWTSILAKQRELYAQFLREMIIQPGIAKANMGVSREDVTFEDHPLNPNPDSRWNTYFKDNEVLLQIDKDVRRLCPDISFFQRATDYPCLLILDPQNEFETLRKRVEQTTLKSQTVARNRSGVTNMSSPHKNSAPSSLNEYEVLPNGCEAHWEVVERILFIYAKLNPGIAYVQGMNEIVGPLYYTFATDPNSEWKEHAEADTFFCFTNLMAEIRDNFIKSLDDSQCGITYKMEKVYSTLKDKDVELYLKLQEQNIKPQFFAFRWLTLLLSQEFLLPDVIRIWDSLFADDNRFDFLLLVCCAMLMLIREQLLEGDFTVNMRLLQDYPITDVCQILQKAKELQDSK